The Scyliorhinus canicula chromosome 11, sScyCan1.1, whole genome shotgun sequence genome contains a region encoding:
- the saysd1 gene encoding SAYSvFN domain-containing protein 1, giving the protein MERKLAEWRARQRLEEPQSDAGFRQNRGVFAAFWGRLRPRRVEAESGEQPQDTAESRAKKESGHISFPERSLVEPVESDHSIFTTVNVLKFLLWLVLLGLFIELEFGLVYFVLSMFYWIYVGTRDPGRKKKGEVSAYSVFNPGCEAIKGSLTAEQFERELQYRPLAGR; this is encoded by the exons ATGGAGCGGAAGTTGGCGGAATGGCGAGCGCGGCAGCGGTTGGAAGAGCCGCAAAGCGATGCTGGTTTTAGACAAAACCGCGGCGTTTTCGCCGCCTTCTGGGGGCGACTGCGGCCCCGGAGAGTGGAGGCAGAGTCCGGGGAGCAGCCCCAGGACACGGCCGAGAGCAGA GCAAAGAAAGAAAGTGGCCATATTTCATTCCCAGAGAGATCTCTGGTCGAGCCAGTTGAATCTGATCACTCTATCTTCACGACAGTGAATGTCCTAAAATTCCTTCTCTGGCTGGTCCTACTCGGCCTCTTCATTGAGCTGGAGTTCGGCCTGGTATATTTTGTACTATCGATGTTTTATTGGATTTACGTTGGGACCCGAGATCCAGGCAGAAAGAAGAAAGGCGAAGTTAGTGCATACTCTGTGTTCAACCCTGGCTGTGAGGCTATTAAAGGGAGTCTTACAGCAGAACAGTTTGAGCGAGAACTTCAGTACAGGCCGCTGGCTGGCAGGTGA